The Paraburkholderia acidisoli genome contains a region encoding:
- a CDS encoding response regulator transcription factor: MRIALVEPDARQAETVVRLLIAGGHACQHFTHGEALFETLDDETFDLLIAAWWCGESGADELIPKVRKCLPGLPAIVLMVSPHESEIVTSLQAGADDCIAKPVRGPEMLARIDALLRRAGVRRPRNRARHGFGDYLFDSARYEVSFRGQTATLTPKEFRFALLLFTNASRPVSRARILETVWNLNRDVRSRTLDTHASRLRSKLQLGPEHGWRLTTLYGFGYQLERLSDSPSDPGHKTSESAVANVRSEEKL; the protein is encoded by the coding sequence ATGCGAATCGCTCTTGTCGAACCGGATGCCCGTCAGGCAGAAACCGTCGTCCGTCTGCTCATTGCAGGCGGCCATGCATGCCAGCATTTCACGCATGGCGAAGCGCTCTTCGAAACGCTCGACGACGAAACCTTCGATCTCCTGATCGCCGCGTGGTGGTGCGGCGAGTCGGGCGCCGACGAACTCATCCCCAAAGTCCGCAAATGTCTGCCGGGCCTGCCCGCCATCGTGCTCATGGTGTCGCCGCATGAAAGCGAGATCGTCACGAGCCTGCAAGCCGGCGCCGACGACTGCATCGCCAAGCCCGTGCGCGGCCCGGAAATGCTCGCCCGTATCGACGCCCTGCTGCGCCGCGCCGGCGTGCGCCGCCCGCGCAATCGCGCGCGCCACGGCTTCGGCGACTACCTGTTCGACTCCGCGCGCTACGAGGTGTCGTTCCGGGGTCAGACCGCCACGCTCACGCCCAAGGAATTCCGGTTCGCGCTGCTGTTATTCACGAATGCATCGCGCCCCGTTTCCCGCGCGCGCATTCTCGAAACCGTGTGGAATTTGAACCGCGACGTTCGGTCGCGCACGCTCGATACGCACGCGTCGCGGCTCCGCAGCAAATTGCAGCTCGGGCCCGAGCACGGCTGGCGTTTGACCACGTTGTACGGGTTCGGCTACCAGCTCGAACGCCTGTCAGATTCACCGTCTGATCCGGGACACAAAACTTCGGAATCTGCCGTGGCCAATGTAAGAAGCGAGGAAAAGTTATAA
- the prfA gene encoding peptide chain release factor 1 has translation MKTSMQSKLDQLTTRLAELNDLLSRPDVTSNRDQYRKLTREHAELGPVVEQYAQWRQARDDEAAAKDLLSDASMRDFAEEEVKASRERMAQLAHELQMMLLPKDPNDDRNVYLEIRAGTGGDESALFAGDLLRMYLRYAERNRWQIEMMSASESDLGGYREVIVRIAGEAAYSKLKFESGGHRVQRVPATETQGRIHTSACTVAVMPEADEIGEVEINPADLRIDTFRASGAGGQHINKTDSAVRVTHLPTGIVVECQDDRSQHKNKDRALKVLAARIKDKQEQEAHAKEAATRKSLVGSGDRSERIRTYNFPQGRLTDHRINLTLYRLEALMDGDLDELIGALVSEHQAEQLASLGDAD, from the coding sequence ATGAAAACGAGCATGCAATCGAAGCTCGACCAGCTGACGACACGCCTGGCCGAGCTCAATGACCTGTTGAGCCGCCCCGACGTGACGTCGAACCGCGACCAGTACCGCAAGCTCACGCGCGAGCACGCGGAACTCGGTCCCGTGGTCGAGCAGTACGCGCAGTGGCGTCAGGCGCGCGACGACGAAGCGGCGGCGAAAGATCTGCTCAGCGATGCGTCGATGCGCGATTTCGCCGAAGAGGAAGTGAAGGCGTCGCGCGAGCGCATGGCGCAGCTCGCGCACGAATTGCAGATGATGCTGCTGCCGAAGGACCCCAACGACGACCGCAACGTGTACCTCGAAATTCGCGCGGGCACGGGCGGCGACGAGTCGGCGCTGTTCGCGGGCGACCTGCTGCGCATGTATCTGCGCTATGCGGAACGCAATCGTTGGCAGATCGAAATGATGTCGGCGAGCGAGTCGGATCTCGGCGGCTACCGCGAAGTGATCGTGCGCATTGCGGGCGAAGCGGCGTATTCGAAGCTCAAGTTCGAGTCTGGCGGCCATCGCGTGCAGCGCGTGCCCGCGACGGAAACGCAGGGCCGCATCCACACGTCGGCGTGCACGGTCGCGGTGATGCCGGAAGCCGACGAGATCGGCGAAGTCGAGATCAATCCCGCCGATCTGCGCATCGACACGTTCCGCGCGTCCGGCGCGGGCGGTCAGCACATCAACAAGACCGACTCGGCCGTGCGCGTGACGCACTTGCCGACCGGCATTGTCGTGGAATGCCAGGACGACCGCTCGCAGCACAAGAACAAGGATCGCGCGCTCAAGGTGCTGGCCGCGCGCATCAAGGACAAGCAGGAGCAGGAAGCGCACGCGAAGGAAGCGGCCACGCGCAAGAGTCTGGTGGGCTCGGGCGACCGGTCGGAGCGCATTCGCACCTACAACTTCCCGCAAGGGCGGCTCACCGACCACCGCATCAACCTCACGCTGTACCGGCTCGAAGCGCTGATGGACGGCGATCTCGACGAGTTGATCGGCGCGCTGGTGTCCGAGCATCAGGCCGAGCAACTGGCCTCGCTCGGCGACGCCGACTAA
- the prmC gene encoding peptide chain release factor N(5)-glutamine methyltransferase, giving the protein MSEPALTAEVLLRASPLPALEARVLLMHVLGWRRTQLITRGDEPLDAAQVARYRALETRRAAGEPVAQLVGAREFFGLDFDVTPDVLIPRPETELLVETALAALEGVAQPRVLDLGTGSGAIAVAIASARPDARVCAVDRSAAALAVAARNAQKLLDAQRPGGALAFAEGSWYDALGSAQAAPRFHAIVSNPPYIANGDPHLDQGDLRFEPRGALTDEADGLDALRAIVAGAPAYLVPGGVLWMEHGYDQAAAVRALLTNAGFADVRSERDLAGIERISGGRLAQ; this is encoded by the coding sequence GTGAGCGAACCCGCCCTCACCGCCGAAGTCTTGTTGCGCGCCTCGCCGCTGCCCGCGCTCGAAGCGCGCGTGCTGCTCATGCACGTGCTCGGCTGGCGCCGCACGCAGCTCATCACGCGCGGCGACGAACCGCTCGATGCCGCGCAGGTCGCTCGCTACCGCGCGCTGGAAACGCGCCGCGCCGCGGGCGAACCCGTCGCGCAGCTCGTGGGCGCGCGCGAGTTCTTCGGTCTCGACTTCGACGTGACGCCCGACGTGCTGATCCCGCGCCCCGAAACCGAGCTGCTGGTGGAAACGGCGCTGGCCGCGCTCGAAGGCGTCGCGCAGCCGCGCGTGCTCGATCTCGGCACCGGCAGCGGCGCGATTGCCGTGGCGATCGCCTCGGCGCGGCCCGACGCGCGCGTGTGCGCCGTGGACCGCTCGGCCGCCGCGCTCGCCGTGGCCGCGCGCAATGCGCAAAAACTGCTCGACGCGCAACGCCCCGGCGGCGCGCTCGCGTTCGCCGAAGGCAGCTGGTACGACGCGCTGGGTTCGGCGCAAGCCGCGCCGCGCTTCCACGCGATCGTGAGCAACCCGCCCTATATCGCGAACGGCGACCCGCATCTCGACCAGGGCGACCTGCGCTTCGAGCCGCGCGGCGCGCTCACCGACGAAGCCGACGGTCTCGACGCCCTGCGCGCGATCGTGGCCGGCGCGCCCGCGTATCTCGTGCCGGGCGGCGTCCTGTGGATGGAGCACGGCTACGATCAGGCTGCCGCGGTGCGCGCGCTGCTGACAAACGCCGGTTTCGCCGATGTGCGCTCGGAGCGCGATCTGGCGGGCATCGAGCGTATCAGCGGCGGGCGACTCGCGCAGTAG
- the grxD gene encoding Grx4 family monothiol glutaredoxin gives MDTQQRIKQIVDENAVVLFMKGNAQFPMCGFSGRAVQILKACGVDQFKTVNVLEDDEVRQGIKEFSNWPTIPQLYVKGEFVGGSDIMMEMYQNGELQQLFTAA, from the coding sequence ATGGACACCCAACAACGCATCAAGCAGATCGTCGACGAAAACGCCGTCGTCCTCTTCATGAAGGGCAACGCGCAGTTCCCGATGTGCGGCTTCTCCGGTCGCGCGGTGCAAATCCTGAAAGCCTGCGGCGTCGATCAGTTCAAGACCGTCAACGTGCTCGAGGACGACGAAGTCCGCCAGGGCATCAAGGAATTCTCGAACTGGCCGACCATTCCGCAGCTCTATGTGAAGGGCGAATTCGTCGGCGGCTCGGACATCATGATGGAGATGTACCAGAACGGCGAACTGCAGCAGCTGTTCACCGCGGCTTGA
- a CDS encoding UbiX family flavin prenyltransferase — MNHIAATPNATANPPRRLIVAITGATGAIYGVRMLDMLRRVGGVETHLLVSAAGWLNIQHELALGKDDLHARADVVHAVRDVGATIASGSFATDGMIVAPCSMKTLASVAHGLSDNLIARAADVTLKERRRLVLLVRETPFNLAHLRNMTAVTEMGGVIFPPLPAFYNQPASIDDMVDHTVARVLDLFALGPALARAWQGLGGAAE; from the coding sequence GTGAACCACATTGCCGCCACCCCGAACGCCACGGCGAACCCGCCGCGCCGGCTGATCGTCGCGATCACGGGCGCCACGGGCGCGATCTACGGCGTGCGCATGCTCGACATGCTGCGGCGCGTGGGCGGCGTAGAAACGCATCTGCTGGTTTCGGCGGCGGGCTGGCTCAACATCCAGCACGAACTGGCGCTGGGCAAAGACGATCTGCACGCGCGCGCCGACGTCGTGCATGCGGTGCGCGATGTGGGCGCCACGATCGCCTCGGGCTCGTTCGCGACCGACGGCATGATCGTCGCGCCCTGCTCGATGAAGACGCTCGCGAGCGTCGCGCACGGTCTCTCCGACAACCTCATCGCGCGCGCCGCCGACGTCACGCTCAAGGAGCGCCGCCGCCTCGTGCTGCTGGTGCGCGAAACGCCGTTCAACCTCGCGCATCTGCGCAACATGACGGCCGTGACGGAAATGGGCGGCGTGATCTTCCCGCCGCTGCCCGCGTTCTATAACCAGCCCGCCTCGATCGACGACATGGTCGATCACACCGTCGCGCGCGTGCTCGACCTGTTCGCGCTCGGCCCCGCGCTCGCGCGGGCATGGCAAGGGCTCGGCGGCGCAGCCGAATAA
- a CDS encoding DODA-type extradiol aromatic ring-opening family dioxygenase, producing MTDRTPTLFISHGAPTLPIDPSMPREGFVSLADHLPRPQSILMLSAHWYTQRPAVSIATQPETIHDFYGFPRALYEIQYPAPGAPETAQRAAALLRAQGVQVDEEAHGLDHGAWVPMLLMFPNADVPVAQLSIQPRADAAHHFALGRALRALRDEGVMVVGSGQITHNLRAADFSARPEDADPRVTEFTDWFENHLAARDIDALLDYRKRAPHAEYMHPTDEHLLPVFAALGAADDDYTLGVQSLGTYQRALAMTNYVFGSAVQ from the coding sequence ATGACCGACCGTACACCCACCCTGTTCATTTCCCACGGCGCGCCCACGCTGCCGATCGACCCGTCGATGCCGCGCGAAGGTTTCGTTTCGCTCGCGGACCACCTGCCGCGCCCGCAATCGATCCTGATGCTCTCGGCGCACTGGTACACGCAGCGCCCGGCGGTGAGCATCGCCACGCAGCCCGAAACGATTCACGACTTCTACGGCTTTCCGCGCGCGCTCTACGAGATCCAGTATCCGGCGCCCGGCGCGCCCGAAACGGCGCAACGCGCGGCGGCACTGCTGCGCGCGCAAGGCGTGCAGGTCGACGAGGAAGCGCACGGCCTCGACCACGGTGCGTGGGTGCCCATGCTGCTGATGTTCCCGAACGCCGACGTGCCCGTTGCGCAGCTCTCGATCCAGCCGCGCGCCGACGCCGCGCATCATTTCGCGCTCGGCCGCGCGCTGCGTGCGTTGCGCGACGAAGGCGTGATGGTGGTCGGTTCGGGCCAGATCACCCACAATCTGCGCGCCGCCGACTTCTCGGCGCGCCCCGAAGACGCCGATCCGCGCGTGACCGAGTTCACCGACTGGTTCGAGAATCACCTGGCCGCGCGTGATATCGACGCCTTGCTCGACTATCGCAAGCGCGCCCCGCACGCCGAGTACATGCACCCGACCGACGAGCATCTGCTGCCCGTGTTCGCCGCGCTCGGCGCCGCCGACGACGACTACACGCTCGGCGTGCAATCGCTCGGCACCTACCAGCGCGCGCTGGCCATGACGAACTACGTGTTCGGGAGCGCCGTGCAGTAA
- a CDS encoding APC family permease has protein sequence MKSSIQRNIGPFALMFTGLGSIIGSGWLFGAWKAAKIAGPAAVCAWIIGAVVILAIALTYAELGAMFPESGGMVRYARYSHGALVGFISAWANWIAIVSVIPIEAEASIQYMSTWPYDWAHALFVDGSLTHSGLGLSALLVIVYFMLNYWGVKLFARANSAITIFKFIIPGLTIIGLMSTGFHHENFGESSTFAPYGWSAVFTAVATSGIVFAFNGFQSPINLAGEARNPSKSVPFAVIGSILCALVIYVLLQVAYIGAVSPADVAKGWNTFNFKSPFAELAIALNLNWLAILLYVDAFVSPSGTGTTYMATTSRMIYAMERNNTMPAMFGNVHPFYGVPRQAMWFNLLVSFIFMFFFRGWSSLAAVISVATVISYLTGPISLMALKRAATDIERPLTVPFMKVIAPFAFVCASLILYWAKWPLTGEIILLMVVALPVYFYFQAKQGFAGWGADLKAAWWLVAYLPVMAVLSLIGSKQFGGSDLIPYGWDMLVVALFSLVFYYWGVHTGYRTPYLEERNEHDEVLEGIGSH, from the coding sequence GTGAAAAGTTCTATTCAACGGAACATCGGCCCGTTTGCGCTGATGTTCACCGGCCTCGGGTCGATCATCGGTTCGGGCTGGCTGTTCGGCGCATGGAAGGCCGCGAAAATCGCCGGTCCCGCCGCCGTCTGCGCGTGGATCATCGGCGCCGTGGTCATTCTGGCCATTGCCCTCACCTACGCCGAACTCGGCGCCATGTTCCCGGAATCGGGCGGCATGGTGCGTTACGCGCGTTATTCGCACGGCGCACTGGTGGGTTTCATCAGCGCGTGGGCGAACTGGATCGCCATCGTTTCGGTGATCCCGATCGAAGCCGAAGCTTCCATTCAATATATGAGCACGTGGCCCTACGACTGGGCGCATGCGTTATTCGTCGACGGGTCATTAACCCATTCCGGGTTAGGACTGTCCGCGCTGCTCGTGATCGTGTACTTCATGCTGAACTATTGGGGCGTGAAGCTGTTCGCGCGCGCCAACAGCGCGATCACGATCTTCAAGTTCATCATTCCGGGTCTCACGATCATCGGCCTGATGAGCACGGGCTTCCACCACGAGAACTTCGGCGAGTCGAGCACGTTCGCGCCCTACGGCTGGTCGGCGGTGTTCACGGCGGTCGCCACGAGCGGCATCGTGTTCGCGTTCAACGGCTTCCAGAGCCCGATCAACCTCGCGGGCGAAGCGCGCAATCCGTCGAAGAGCGTGCCGTTCGCGGTGATCGGCTCGATCCTCTGCGCACTCGTGATCTACGTGCTGCTGCAGGTCGCCTACATTGGCGCGGTCTCGCCGGCTGACGTCGCGAAGGGCTGGAACACGTTCAACTTCAAGTCGCCGTTCGCGGAACTCGCGATCGCGCTGAACCTGAACTGGCTCGCGATCCTGCTGTACGTCGACGCCTTCGTGAGCCCGAGCGGCACCGGCACGACCTACATGGCCACGACCTCGCGCATGATCTACGCGATGGAGCGCAACAACACGATGCCGGCCATGTTCGGCAACGTGCACCCGTTCTACGGCGTGCCGCGCCAGGCGATGTGGTTCAACCTGCTCGTCTCGTTCATCTTCATGTTCTTCTTCCGCGGCTGGAGCTCGCTCGCGGCGGTGATCTCGGTCGCCACGGTCATTTCGTACCTGACCGGCCCGATCAGCCTGATGGCGCTCAAGCGCGCCGCCACGGACATCGAGCGTCCGCTCACCGTGCCGTTCATGAAGGTGATCGCGCCGTTCGCGTTCGTGTGCGCCTCGCTCATCCTGTACTGGGCGAAGTGGCCGCTGACCGGCGAAATCATCCTGCTGATGGTCGTGGCGCTGCCGGTGTACTTCTACTTCCAGGCCAAGCAGGGTTTCGCTGGCTGGGGCGCGGACCTGAAGGCCGCCTGGTGGCTGGTTGCCTACCTGCCGGTGATGGCGGTGCTCTCGCTGATCGGCAGCAAGCAGTTCGGCGGCAGCGACCTGATTCCCTACGGCTGGGACATGCTGGTCGTCGCGCTGTTCTCGCTCGTGTTCTATTACTGGGGCGTGCATACGGGTTACCGTACGCCGTACCTCGAAGAGCGCAACGAACACGACGAAGTGCTCGAAGGCATCGGTTCGCACTAA
- a CDS encoding cold-shock protein, whose amino-acid sequence METGTVKWFNDAKGFGFITPDGGGEDLFAHFSEIKVDGFKTLQENQKVQFEVRTGPKGKQAANIKPV is encoded by the coding sequence ATGGAAACCGGTACCGTCAAGTGGTTCAATGACGCTAAGGGCTTTGGCTTTATCACCCCCGACGGCGGCGGCGAAGATCTGTTCGCGCACTTCTCGGAAATCAAGGTCGACGGCTTCAAGACGCTGCAAGAGAACCAAAAGGTTCAATTCGAAGTCCGTACGGGCCCGAAGGGCAAGCAAGCTGCCAACATCAAGCCGGTCTAA